Genomic window (Planococcus sp. MSAK28401):
TACCAGGTGCCGGCAAAGGCACGCAAGCAGACGAAATTGTCAAGAAGTACGACATCCCTCATATTTCGACAGGTGATATGTTCCGTGCAGCTATCAAAGGCGGTACGGCGTTAGGCCTGGAAGCAAAGTCGTTCATGGATCAAGGTGCCTTGGTGCCTGACGAAGTGACGATCGGTATCGTCCGAGAGCGACTCAGCCAAGCGGATTGTGAGAAAGGCTTCCTATTGGATGGCTTTCCACGCACAGTTCCTCAGGCTGAGGCGCTGGAATCTCTTCTGGCTGATCTTGGCAAACGAATCGAGCATGTCGTAAACATCCAAGTTGAACAAGACGAATTGATTGCACGTTTAACAGGCCGTTGGATTTGCAAAGTTTGTGGAACTGCTTACCATACTGTCTTCAATCCACCTGCAACAGCAGGCGTGTGCGATAAAGATGGTGGAGAGCTCTACCAACGCGAAGACGACAAGCCTG
Coding sequences:
- a CDS encoding adenylate kinase, whose amino-acid sequence is MNIVLMGLPGAGKGTQADEIVKKYDIPHISTGDMFRAAIKGGTALGLEAKSFMDQGALVPDEVTIGIVRERLSQADCEKGFLLDGFPRTVPQAEALESLLADLGKRIEHVVNIQVEQDELIARLTGRWICKVCGTAYHTVFNPPATAGVCDKDGGELYQREDDKPETVTKRLEVNMQQTQPLLDFYEDKNVLTNIDGQQDIDKVFADIDALLKGDRG